From Peptoanaerobacter stomatis, one genomic window encodes:
- a CDS encoding prealbumin-like fold domain-containing protein — protein sequence MKPMTQLSRLRSFILALVLLISSISVPKSSYAEGTGKDVTGILKPEVIVTQDNKPIAEGGSIIADKGFRVDVNFKVPVKLDGKPQYVKQGDFAKIKLGKGIKVTNPIGDKPIIIKDDKGPNHTGKKIGTAKFVKEGDNVVLDFKFDGDKYIFDDRKGVQVDLYASFELDEKADDPNNSEGNKFVEILNKKYNLIPGQESIAMRKEGKVDYNTKTITWKVFIDKNKYFGQISLDGFEFYDNLFDVGDYVEGSFKVGKTEDALVSEIPTFDKDKIETDKNGNKVKPLKYKFDNNSTTPIVIEFKTEIKFDDFYLRNDKKESERITKTNTAFIRKDKEEYKAVGEVEIDKMWTQKKVIKDHYVNGHKRPYRKGDSEKGEDPNSYYVDWTVEFNHEGKSLENVKIKDELLKDTLGECYLEFAHSKLEVWNKETKEYEVKDTSIQPVASIYTIGDITTKIKFTITTKINPNGINVDLEKTKRRDFKNVASVTWGKDSKLKVEHFASMSIGETILTKDFEKDKDKGSYIGQTIKWNIKVYEYDKYSPKTSSYLYDMIIFKNSPNAIYKLKEGEYEIRDGITKITSLDGMDITNLAEKQKIVPKFIRYNKYLEDSFNSDKTIKRKVYKIYANDEYIGDLLEIYGFNPNEKNYTFSFNTVITDPQTLLGDGRISIANYAHLFENGNRVAVSESWPEYNARMITKQALPATVSRDLAEKLKEGQDVSDLANQDIFDGTTQKAIDNKAIAFDKKTNSVIFRLSVNASDMDNTIDENGKHTGKSLIGNVILEDILPDGWKFEDIAQGKKFLIFEGTSYNPKEAYENIKDENQKRTRGVVKAENIVDNDLEFLEYQFTDNKAQFTFKKINKPYVILLKAKLTDDAFKAYVNKKVEPIKNMATVKIRGNKSQDIQLFDISNEFLKKAVNSEKIGDGYLTWTVEYDPDNYYAKDIEYIEDKLGAGMSFRTEPSGELSFKDGNYKVEEWIFDNASQKFVLYKTYTEKSDLEKFMEYHDNQKNILKLNIIDKTRKYRFIYVTDINGQADNMQNEVTLFGKNGKINDIPAVKGEYKINGSGGGSTSEGLTQIKIIKTDHDNKKLKGAQFNLKQTDGNINITRITDDNGELIFKQLTKGKYILEETQAPQGYVKLNKTYNINITQNNGVYKVKVNQDDYISQNAQNGNEITVMNEKIPPTPPPTTETTSASLFVNKRVVGNEWSDPNDEFTFVVKFTSENELQVNGKYKYYKNGVEAGTIGNDGEFKLKDGEQIEIKDLPAGIKYTLTETDYKEYKPQEVEKSGKITTANVLANVFENSVEFINETTTHGQLRIEKEVVGSDTDKAEKFRFTVKIGDDPNKVYKYKDVTIIKTITGGTETVIELGHGEHILIEGIKLGTPYQVTEAPNSNYSTTVNGQNGRTIDGTITESDDNVTVKFVNTRKTTPKNPGGSGGDDPTPPGPSNDPQTPPPSVPDRDRPTPSVPTYPIDDTPNPNNPNSPDSIVVSDEDGVPLGTYTKQTKPDGTVEYVDEDGVPLGVRKLVKTGNEFPEIPLMMTYALSLLGLVVLRRYRRKDK from the coding sequence ATGAAACCTATGACACAATTAAGCAGGTTGCGAAGTTTTATATTGGCACTTGTTTTACTCATAAGCAGTATATCAGTCCCGAAAAGCTCTTATGCGGAAGGTACAGGTAAGGATGTAACAGGTATTTTAAAACCTGAAGTTATTGTAACACAAGACAATAAACCTATTGCAGAGGGTGGAAGTATAATTGCGGATAAGGGATTTAGGGTAGATGTAAACTTTAAAGTTCCAGTTAAGCTTGATGGTAAACCGCAGTATGTCAAACAAGGTGACTTTGCCAAAATAAAACTTGGAAAAGGTATTAAAGTCACAAATCCTATTGGAGATAAGCCTATTATAATAAAAGATGATAAAGGACCGAATCATACAGGCAAAAAAATAGGTACCGCAAAATTTGTAAAAGAAGGCGATAATGTTGTCTTGGATTTTAAGTTTGATGGCGACAAGTATATATTTGATGACCGTAAAGGCGTTCAAGTAGACTTGTACGCAAGCTTTGAGTTAGATGAAAAGGCTGACGACCCAAATAATTCTGAAGGAAATAAATTTGTAGAAATATTAAATAAAAAATACAACCTCATACCCGGACAAGAAAGTATAGCTATGAGAAAAGAGGGTAAGGTTGATTACAATACTAAAACTATAACATGGAAAGTATTTATAGATAAAAATAAATATTTCGGTCAAATATCTCTTGACGGATTTGAATTTTATGATAACTTGTTTGATGTAGGAGACTATGTAGAAGGCTCTTTTAAAGTTGGCAAGACAGAAGATGCGTTAGTATCAGAAATACCTACATTTGATAAAGATAAAATAGAAACAGATAAAAATGGGAATAAAGTAAAACCCCTCAAATATAAATTTGATAATAATAGTACGACACCGATTGTAATTGAGTTTAAAACTGAAATAAAATTTGACGATTTCTATTTAAGAAACGATAAAAAAGAATCTGAAAGAATTACAAAGACAAATACTGCATTTATAAGAAAAGACAAAGAAGAATATAAAGCTGTAGGCGAAGTTGAAATCGACAAGATGTGGACTCAAAAGAAAGTAATAAAAGACCATTACGTAAACGGACATAAAAGACCGTATCGTAAAGGGGATTCAGAAAAAGGAGAAGATCCTAATTCTTACTATGTGGATTGGACTGTAGAGTTTAATCATGAAGGCAAATCATTGGAAAATGTCAAAATAAAAGATGAATTGCTTAAAGACACGCTTGGAGAATGTTATCTTGAGTTTGCACATTCAAAATTGGAAGTATGGAACAAAGAAACAAAAGAATACGAAGTAAAAGATACTTCTATACAACCTGTTGCTTCTATCTATACCATAGGCGATATAACCACTAAAATAAAATTTACAATAACAACTAAGATAAATCCTAACGGTATTAATGTAGATTTAGAAAAAACAAAAAGAAGAGATTTTAAAAATGTAGCAAGTGTAACATGGGGAAAAGACAGTAAGCTCAAAGTGGAACATTTTGCCTCAATGTCTATAGGGGAAACTATACTTACTAAGGATTTTGAGAAAGATAAAGATAAAGGCTCTTATATAGGTCAAACTATAAAATGGAATATAAAAGTGTATGAATATGATAAGTATTCTCCTAAAACAAGCAGTTATTTATATGACATGATAATTTTCAAAAATTCTCCAAATGCTATTTATAAGCTTAAAGAAGGGGAATATGAAATACGCGACGGAATTACAAAAATAACAAGCTTAGACGGTATGGATATTACAAATCTGGCAGAAAAACAAAAAATAGTTCCGAAATTTATAAGATATAATAAATATTTGGAAGATAGTTTTAATTCCGATAAAACTATTAAGCGTAAAGTTTATAAAATATATGCCAATGATGAATATATCGGAGATTTGCTCGAAATATATGGATTTAATCCTAATGAGAAAAATTATACTTTCAGTTTCAATACTGTGATAACAGACCCTCAGACATTGCTTGGTGACGGAAGAATAAGTATAGCCAATTATGCTCATCTGTTTGAAAATGGAAACCGAGTGGCAGTTTCAGAATCTTGGCCTGAATACAATGCGAGGATGATTACAAAACAGGCATTGCCTGCCACAGTATCAAGAGATTTAGCTGAAAAGTTAAAAGAAGGACAAGATGTATCAGACTTAGCTAACCAGGATATATTCGATGGTACAACTCAAAAAGCTATAGATAATAAGGCTATAGCATTTGACAAGAAGACAAATTCGGTAATATTCAGACTTAGCGTAAACGCATCAGATATGGACAATACAATAGATGAAAATGGAAAACATACAGGTAAAAGCCTGATTGGAAATGTCATTTTAGAAGATATATTGCCTGACGGCTGGAAGTTTGAAGACATTGCTCAAGGTAAGAAATTCCTTATATTTGAAGGTACATCATATAATCCTAAAGAAGCTTACGAAAATATTAAAGACGAAAATCAGAAAAGAACAAGAGGAGTTGTAAAAGCCGAAAATATTGTTGATAATGATTTAGAATTTCTTGAATATCAATTCACCGATAATAAAGCTCAATTCACTTTTAAAAAAATAAACAAGCCATATGTTATTTTGCTTAAAGCTAAGCTTACAGATGACGCTTTCAAAGCATATGTAAATAAAAAAGTTGAACCTATTAAAAATATGGCGACAGTAAAAATCAGAGGAAATAAATCACAAGACATTCAACTTTTTGATATCAGTAACGAATTCCTTAAAAAAGCAGTTAATTCTGAAAAAATTGGAGACGGTTATTTGACATGGACAGTAGAATATGATCCTGACAACTATTATGCAAAAGATATTGAGTATATCGAAGATAAGCTTGGAGCGGGAATGTCATTTAGAACAGAACCTTCAGGAGAATTAAGTTTTAAAGATGGAAATTATAAAGTTGAGGAATGGATATTTGACAATGCTTCTCAAAAATTTGTATTATATAAAACTTATACAGAAAAATCTGATCTGGAAAAATTTATGGAATATCATGATAATCAAAAAAATATTCTCAAATTAAATATTATTGATAAGACAAGAAAATATAGGTTCATATATGTTACAGATATAAACGGTCAAGCTGATAATATGCAAAATGAAGTTACGCTTTTTGGAAAAAATGGAAAAATTAATGATATACCTGCCGTAAAAGGTGAATATAAAATAAACGGCAGTGGTGGAGGAAGTACTTCGGAAGGGCTTACTCAAATAAAAATAATAAAAACTGATCACGATAATAAAAAGTTAAAAGGTGCACAGTTCAATTTAAAACAAACTGATGGAAATATTAATATAACAAGAATAACAGATGATAACGGAGAATTGATTTTCAAGCAATTAACAAAGGGTAAATATATTCTTGAAGAAACTCAAGCTCCACAAGGATATGTTAAGCTTAATAAAACTTATAATATTAATATTACTCAAAATAACGGCGTATATAAAGTAAAAGTTAATCAGGATGACTATATAAGTCAAAATGCACAAAATGGAAATGAAATAACTGTGATGAATGAAAAAATTCCACCAACACCACCACCTACCACTGAAACGACATCAGCATCACTTTTTGTAAATAAGAGAGTAGTAGGAAATGAGTGGTCAGATCCCAATGATGAATTTACTTTTGTAGTTAAATTTACAAGTGAAAATGAATTACAAGTAAATGGAAAATATAAGTATTATAAAAATGGGGTTGAGGCAGGAACTATAGGAAACGATGGAGAGTTCAAATTAAAAGATGGTGAGCAAATAGAGATAAAAGATTTGCCTGCCGGAATAAAATATACATTGACAGAGACTGATTATAAAGAATACAAACCTCAAGAAGTAGAAAAATCAGGTAAAATAACTACTGCTAATGTATTGGCTAATGTATTCGAAAACTCAGTTGAATTTATAAATGAAACTACTACACACGGACAACTTAGAATAGAAAAAGAAGTAGTGGGTTCTGATACAGATAAAGCTGAAAAATTCAGATTTACAGTTAAAATAGGAGATGATCCTAATAAAGTATATAAGTATAAAGACGTAACTATTATTAAAACAATAACAGGTGGCACTGAAACTGTTATAGAACTTGGACATGGTGAACATATACTTATAGAAGGTATAAAATTAGGAACGCCATATCAAGTAACTGAAGCGCCAAATTCTAATTATAGCACTACAGTTAATGGACAAAATGGCAGAACAATAGACGGAACTATAACTGAAAGTGATGATAATGTTACAGTAAAATTTGTAAATACTCGTAAAACAACACCTAAAAATCCGGGTGGCTCAGGGGGAGATGATCCAACACCTCCGGGACCGTCAAATGATCCGCAGACACCGCCACCAAGTGTACCTGACAGAGATAGACCGACACCATCAGTACCGACTTATCCGATAGACGATACACCGAATCCGAACAACCCTAATTCACCTGATAGCATAGTTGTATCAGATGAAGATGGAGTACCGCTTGGAACATATACTAAGCAGACAAAACCTGACGGAACGGTAGAGTACGTGGACGAAGACGGAGTACCTCTCGGAGTTCGTAAACTTGTTAAAACAGGCAATGAATTCCCTGAAATACCATTGATGATGACATATGCATTATCATTACTCGGTCTTGTAGTACTAAGACGTTATAGAAGAAAAGATAAATAA
- a CDS encoding exodeoxyribonuclease III produces MKFVSWNVNGLRAVREKGFEDIFKNFDADAFCLQEIKLQENQIELHFDGYYEYWNYANKKGYSGTAIYTKHKPIDVHYGLGIEEHDMEGRLITLEYENYYIATVYTPNAQPELARLAYRQKWEEDFREYFKKLDEKKPVIICGDMNVAHQEIDLKNPKNNRKNPGFSDEEREKFTLLLNAGFIDTFRYFYPDKTDEYSWWSYRFNARKNNAGWRIDYFCVSDRLKEKLKSASIHQDVMGSDHCPVSIEIEL; encoded by the coding sequence ATGAAATTTGTATCGTGGAATGTAAACGGACTTAGAGCAGTTAGAGAGAAAGGGTTTGAAGATATATTCAAAAACTTTGATGCTGATGCGTTTTGCTTGCAGGAGATAAAACTGCAAGAAAATCAAATAGAACTTCATTTTGATGGATATTATGAATATTGGAACTATGCAAATAAAAAAGGATATTCAGGAACAGCTATATATACAAAACATAAACCTATAGACGTGCATTACGGTTTAGGGATAGAAGAGCATGATATGGAAGGCAGACTCATAACATTGGAGTACGAAAATTATTATATAGCCACAGTATATACTCCAAACGCACAACCTGAGCTTGCAAGGCTTGCATACAGACAAAAATGGGAAGAAGATTTCAGAGAATATTTTAAAAAATTGGATGAGAAAAAACCAGTTATAATATGTGGAGATATGAATGTGGCACACCAAGAAATAGACCTGAAAAATCCGAAGAACAATCGTAAAAATCCCGGTTTTTCAGATGAAGAAAGAGAAAAATTTACATTGCTCTTAAATGCCGGATTTATAGACACATTCAGATATTTTTATCCAGATAAAACGGATGAGTATTCGTGGTGGTCATATAGATTCAATGCACGAAAGAACAATGCCGGTTGGAGAATAGATTATTTTTGCGTATCTGACAGGCTAAAAGAAAAACTCAAATCTGCAAGCATTCATCAAGATGTAATGGGTTCAGATCATTGTCCGGTATCAATAGAAATAGAATTGTAG
- the rsmA gene encoding 16S rRNA (adenine(1518)-N(6)/adenine(1519)-N(6))-dimethyltransferase RsmA has protein sequence MQTELSSAKTTKNIIQKYGFKLTKSLGQNFLINENILNEIIEAADITKDDVVLEIGTGIGTLTSKLCERAKRVVAVEIDKNLLPILNETLSAYQNIDIINKDILKTDINEELKSLGINQKVKVVANLPYYITTPIIMKILEENVNVSVMVLMLQKEVANRINAQHSTKDYGSLSIAVQYYCDTQIICKVPKNSFIPEPNVDSLVIKLTVNEKRKVEIEDEELFFKLVRGSFAKRRKTILNSLTGYEDLADKEKLEKLFEISQIDSKRRGETLTIQDFAKLTQNYKNVL, from the coding sequence ATGCAAACTGAACTTTCATCAGCCAAAACTACAAAAAACATAATACAAAAATACGGTTTTAAACTGACAAAATCTCTCGGGCAAAATTTTTTGATAAATGAAAACATATTAAACGAAATAATAGAAGCCGCAGACATAACAAAAGATGATGTAGTACTTGAAATAGGTACAGGTATAGGTACTCTTACAAGTAAATTATGTGAAAGAGCGAAAAGAGTTGTAGCGGTAGAAATTGACAAGAATCTTTTGCCTATATTAAATGAAACTTTGTCAGCCTATCAAAATATAGATATTATAAACAAAGACATATTAAAAACAGATATAAATGAAGAGTTAAAAAGCTTGGGTATAAATCAAAAAGTCAAAGTCGTAGCAAATTTACCATATTATATAACAACTCCGATAATAATGAAAATATTGGAAGAAAATGTAAATGTAAGCGTTATGGTATTGATGCTTCAAAAAGAAGTTGCAAACAGGATAAACGCACAGCATTCTACAAAAGATTATGGAAGTTTGAGTATAGCCGTACAGTATTATTGCGATACACAGATAATTTGCAAAGTGCCTAAAAATTCTTTTATACCAGAGCCGAATGTAGATTCTTTAGTCATAAAATTGACAGTCAATGAAAAAAGAAAAGTTGAGATAGAAGATGAAGAACTTTTTTTCAAACTTGTAAGAGGAAGTTTTGCCAAAAGGAGAAAAACCATATTAAACTCACTTACAGGTTATGAAGATTTGGCAGATAAAGAAAAACTTGAAAAACTTTTTGAAATATCACAAATAGACAGCAAAAGACGAGGAGAAACACTTACAATACAAGATTTTGCAAAATTGACACAAAATTATAAAAACGTATTATAA
- the rnmV gene encoding ribonuclease M5, which yields MCRLKIKEIIVVEGKDDVSAVKKAVDAQVIMTNGYSLDKKSQDLIKKASTIGNIIILTDSDYAGETIRKRVEKIAGKQNCKHAFIPREQSTKDGDIGVENARPDSIIEALTKARCIRSDKTDTFSIYDMMQNKLQGGENSSLKRDYIGKFLGIGYSNAKQFLYRLNNFEITREEFELALQKYEEEDKNAN from the coding sequence ATGTGTAGATTAAAGATAAAAGAAATAATAGTGGTAGAAGGAAAAGACGATGTTTCGGCTGTAAAGAAGGCTGTAGATGCACAAGTGATAATGACAAACGGATATTCTCTTGACAAAAAATCACAAGACCTTATAAAAAAAGCATCGACAATAGGAAATATAATCATACTTACAGATTCAGACTATGCAGGAGAAACAATCAGAAAAAGAGTAGAAAAAATTGCAGGAAAACAAAATTGTAAACACGCATTCATACCCAGAGAGCAAAGCACGAAAGACGGAGACATAGGAGTAGAAAATGCAAGACCCGATTCGATTATAGAGGCACTTACAAAAGCAAGATGTATTAGAAGTGATAAAACAGATACATTTTCAATATATGATATGATGCAAAACAAACTTCAAGGAGGAGAAAACTCCTCATTAAAGAGAGATTATATAGGTAAATTTCTTGGAATAGGGTATTCAAATGCAAAACAATTTTTATACAGATTGAATAATTTTGAAATAACAAGAGAAGAATTTGAACTTGCTTTGCAAAAATACGAAGAAGAGGATAAAAATGCAAACTGA
- a CDS encoding lysylphosphatidylglycerol synthase transmembrane domain-containing protein, protein MNNKIIKNVPRNIIIMALLIFITFKYLITGFTSKDIFKAIKNADGKLLVFSIVLSIIYILCEAFNTKNMLKSYGYKTDIFRTAMYAFSGYFFSGLTPSATGGQPMQVFIMKKDNIKISHSSLILMIELCVYQFVTVIMAVIGFYYNYDYIFSKKGLNVWIIYLGIFINLLIFLFIVFAIFSGRFIKFIRRIAFFAINKLPLSEKDDKKNMINKGLDDYRNSSIFIKKNKKLVSIILLTTTIQVTVLYTISYIVYRSLGFNNLAYYRIIFLQALAYVSVSSLPLPGAIGVSEKLFQFLFLSVYSKDFITDALVLTRGANFYVLFAISALIFFVSFGEYIFKQKKEEVKNV, encoded by the coding sequence ATGAACAACAAGATTATTAAAAATGTGCCAAGAAATATTATTATAATGGCATTGTTGATATTTATAACCTTCAAATATCTCATAACAGGCTTTACAAGTAAAGATATATTCAAAGCTATAAAAAATGCTGACGGGAAATTGCTTGTGTTTTCTATAGTTTTGTCAATAATCTATATATTATGTGAGGCATTTAATACTAAGAATATGTTGAAATCATATGGATATAAAACCGATATATTCAGAACGGCTATGTATGCTTTTTCAGGATATTTTTTCAGCGGTCTTACTCCGTCTGCAACAGGCGGTCAACCTATGCAGGTATTCATTATGAAAAAAGACAATATAAAAATATCTCATTCAAGCCTTATATTGATGATAGAACTTTGTGTGTATCAATTTGTAACTGTAATTATGGCAGTTATAGGATTTTATTACAATTATGATTATATATTTTCAAAAAAAGGATTAAATGTTTGGATAATATATCTTGGAATATTTATAAACCTGTTAATATTTTTGTTCATAGTTTTTGCAATATTCTCTGGAAGATTTATAAAGTTTATAAGAAGGATTGCTTTTTTTGCAATAAATAAATTACCGTTAAGCGAAAAAGATGACAAGAAAAATATGATAAATAAAGGTCTTGATGATTACAGAAACAGCTCTATATTCATAAAGAAAAACAAAAAACTCGTATCCATAATATTACTTACTACAACCATTCAAGTAACAGTTCTTTACACTATATCATATATAGTATACAGATCGCTTGGTTTCAATAATCTTGCATATTATAGGATAATATTTTTACAGGCGTTGGCTTATGTGTCCGTATCATCTTTGCCGTTACCTGGAGCTATCGGAGTTAGCGAAAAGTTGTTTCAATTTTTATTTTTGTCCGTTTACAGCAAAGATTTTATTACAGATGCACTTGTACTGACAAGAGGAGCTAATTTTTATGTATTGTTTGCAATAAGTGCATTGATATTTTTTGTATCATTTGGAGAATATATTTTTAAACAGAAAAAAGAAGAAGTGAAAAATGTGTAG
- a CDS encoding cobalt-precorrin 5A hydrolase yields MNTEVAIISLTEKSIQAAYKLSDIFENADVYIMEKHREKQKYDKTIFYQKLDVLIDEIFEKYKAIIFIMATGIVIRHIARHIKDKTVDPAIIVCDEKLTFAISLLSGHIGGANEICRYIGEKTGAFPVITTATDINDKGALDNIALRLKAYKDEDRELYKNINYMLANDDKVYLLRDVSLPEDVDLRGFSSINYKKIKSADNICIKNDIDFEKNKFEENEIYKKNEFIIHITYRKKTGLEHLQNYAKIIPKCVYIGIGCKKNTPYDIIKCTLMKYLLDNNIDITSVTKIGSIDIKRNEQGIIKLAEKLGVEFTTFTSDEIIASRYYKNIPKNDFVKSITGVDSVSLSCAKMLSEDNIIAENFKGNGITLSAGLKLQ; encoded by the coding sequence ATGAATACAGAAGTAGCCATAATAAGTCTGACTGAAAAATCAATACAAGCGGCATATAAACTATCAGATATATTTGAAAACGCAGATGTGTATATTATGGAAAAACACAGAGAAAAACAAAAATATGATAAAACAATATTTTATCAAAAACTTGATGTATTGATAGATGAAATTTTTGAAAAATATAAAGCAATAATATTTATAATGGCAACAGGTATAGTAATAAGACATATCGCAAGACATATAAAGGATAAAACAGTAGACCCTGCAATAATAGTATGTGATGAAAAATTGACATTTGCAATATCTCTTTTGAGTGGTCATATAGGCGGAGCAAACGAAATATGCAGATATATAGGCGAAAAAACAGGAGCGTTTCCTGTAATAACAACTGCCACAGATATAAATGATAAAGGTGCGCTTGATAATATAGCATTGAGATTAAAGGCATATAAAGATGAAGACAGAGAATTATACAAAAATATAAATTATATGCTTGCAAATGATGACAAAGTGTATCTTTTAAGAGATGTTAGTCTTCCTGAAGATGTTGATTTAAGAGGTTTTTCTTCGATAAATTATAAAAAAATTAAATCAGCAGACAATATATGTATAAAAAATGATATTGATTTTGAAAAAAATAAATTTGAAGAAAATGAAATTTATAAAAAAAATGAATTTATAATTCATATAACATATAGAAAAAAAACAGGATTGGAACATCTGCAAAACTATGCAAAAATAATACCTAAATGTGTGTATATAGGCATAGGTTGTAAAAAAAATACACCTTATGATATAATTAAATGTACTCTTATGAAATATTTGCTCGACAACAATATAGATATAACGTCCGTTACAAAGATAGGAAGTATAGATATAAAAAGAAACGAGCAAGGAATAATAAAGTTGGCGGAAAAATTAGGCGTAGAATTTACAACTTTTACATCAGATGAAATTATTGCAAGCAGGTATTATAAAAATATACCCAAGAACGATTTTGTAAAAAGTATAACAGGTGTAGACTCCGTATCGCTCTCCTGTGCCAAGATGCTTAGCGAAGACAATATAATAGCTGAAAATTTCAAAGGAAATGGAATAACTTTGTCAGCAGGATTGAAGTTACAATAA
- a CDS encoding cobalt-precorrin-4 methyltransferase, translated as MNYYISFVGAGSGDKELITLKGYKRLKNADVVIYTGSLINHELLDYCKDGCIKYDSAFMNLDEIIDVIDKNVKAEKYVVRLQTGDFSIYGSIREQIEALNKLNIEYELIPGVSSFLGAASSLKVEYTVPEISQSLIITRQSGRTPVPEKESLREFAKHQTSMVIFLSVDKIEQVVEQLTSDGGYSMDTPCTVIYKATWEDEKKVIGKLSDIAEKTKQANITKTALILVGDFLGNEYNNSKLYDRGFSHEYRSSHNKSD; from the coding sequence ATGAACTATTATATCTCATTTGTTGGAGCAGGTAGCGGAGATAAGGAGCTTATAACTCTTAAAGGATATAAAAGACTTAAAAATGCAGATGTAGTAATATATACAGGCTCTCTCATAAATCATGAATTACTTGATTATTGCAAAGACGGTTGTATAAAATATGACTCTGCTTTTATGAATCTTGATGAAATAATTGATGTGATAGATAAAAACGTAAAAGCCGAAAAATATGTAGTAAGGTTACAAACAGGAGATTTTTCCATATATGGTTCTATAAGAGAACAAATAGAAGCGCTTAACAAATTAAATATAGAATATGAACTCATACCCGGAGTAAGCTCGTTTTTGGGAGCGGCATCTTCACTTAAAGTGGAATATACAGTGCCTGAAATATCACAGAGTTTAATAATAACAAGGCAATCAGGAAGAACACCTGTACCTGAAAAAGAGAGTTTGAGAGAATTTGCAAAGCATCAGACGTCTATGGTAATATTTCTGTCAGTAGATAAAATAGAGCAAGTTGTAGAGCAGTTGACTTCAGATGGAGGTTACAGCATGGATACACCATGCACAGTTATATACAAAGCCACTTGGGAAGATGAAAAAAAAGTTATAGGAAAACTGAGTGATATAGCTGAAAAAACAAAACAGGCAAATATAACAAAAACAGCACTTATACTTGTCGGAGATTTTCTTGGAAATGAATATAATAACTCCAAACTTTACGATAGAGGGTTTTCTCATGAATACAGAAGTAGCCATAATAAGTCTGACTGA
- the cobI gene encoding precorrin-2 C(20)-methyltransferase translates to MSKLYAIGVGTGDNSILTLKAVETLQKIDILYCPTSKNDNTSIAYTIAKKYIRDKVQIKNRHFPMIRDKQKLEVAFNEIADEIKKDVQLGKEVGFVTIGDAMIYSTFIYILRKLKDEIDIITISGIPSFVDVASKTNFPIAFDDNAFVVVPATTSIQKLEEYIISFDSIVIMKAYKNYNDIISLIKKYNLQENTIVVSNASLENEIILQGEEIFDKKNEEYLTTILINKNFTQAEENTVKSQNI, encoded by the coding sequence ATGTCCAAATTATATGCAATAGGTGTAGGTACGGGAGATAACAGTATTTTGACCTTAAAAGCTGTGGAAACTCTACAAAAAATAGATATACTCTATTGTCCTACATCAAAAAATGATAACACAAGTATAGCCTATACAATAGCAAAAAAATATATAAGAGATAAGGTACAAATAAAAAATAGGCATTTTCCTATGATAAGAGATAAACAAAAGCTCGAAGTTGCATTTAATGAGATAGCAGACGAGATAAAAAAAGACGTACAGCTCGGCAAAGAAGTAGGTTTTGTAACAATAGGCGACGCAATGATATATTCGACTTTTATATATATTTTAAGAAAACTTAAAGATGAAATAGATATAATAACTATATCCGGTATACCGTCATTTGTAGATGTTGCGAGTAAAACCAATTTTCCGATAGCTTTTGATGACAATGCGTTTGTAGTTGTGCCTGCCACTACGAGCATTCAAAAATTGGAGGAATATATAATTTCTTTTGACTCTATTGTGATAATGAAAGCATATAAAAACTATAACGATATAATATCGCTCATAAAAAAATATAATTTGCAAGAAAACACTATTGTTGTAAGCAACGCATCACTTGAAAATGAAATCATATTACAAGGTGAAGAAATTTTTGACAAAAAAAATGAAGAGTATCTTACTACTATTTTGATAAATAAAAATTTTACTCAAGCAGAAGAAAATACTGTAAAAAGTCAAAATATTTAA